The Solanum pennellii chromosome 11, SPENNV200 genome contains a region encoding:
- the LOC107005126 gene encoding probable pectate lyase 13 isoform X1, producing MFSLICILLFCLLVSFFPQIIVSFNLTLPHQHPYPEVVVQEVQRKVNESISRRQLLNTTMNAITTQCETGNPIDDCWRCDPNWSKNRQRLADCAIGFGQNAIGGKNGKYYVVSDSSDLDTVNPTQGTLRHAVIQEEPLWIIFSGDMFIKLKHELIVNSYKTIDGRGAKVHITGNGCITLQYISNVIIHNIHIYNCLPSGNTDIRSTPTHVGHRGRSDGDGISIFSSRNIWIDHCALSHCTDGLIDAIMGSTGITISNSYFSHHDEVMLLGHDDSYSPDAGMQVTIAFNHFGVGLVQRMPRCRRGYIHVVNNDFTEWQMYAIGGSANPTINSQGNRYTAPVDANAKEVTKRVETDEREWSGWNWRTDGDIMVNGAFFVPSGEGLGNQYAKASSVEPKSAAIIDQLTLNAGVFGAPRDKSISISYGGGTTTGASGSGGGGSTGAGDDSDFFGMMFGSGAPQKLSSTTHYTILLSLLIMLFLYTNQLFLILL from the exons ATGTTTTCTCTTATATGCATTctcttgttttgtttgttaGTATCTTTTTTCCCACAAATTATAGTTTCCTTTAATCTCACACTTCCTCATCAACATCCTTACCCTGAAGTTGTGGTTCAAGAAGTACAAAG GAAGGTGAATGAATCGATTTCGAGAAGGCAACTATTGAACACCACCATGAACGCCATAACTACTCAATGTGAAACCGGAAATCCAATCGACGATTGCTGGCGCTGCGATCCAAATTGGTCGAAAAACCGGCAGCGTTTAGCCGATTGCGCTATAGGTTTCGGCCAGAACGCAATCGGAGGTAAAAACGGCAAATACTACGTCGTTTCCGATTCCTCAGATCTCGACACCGTAAATCCAACTCAGGGAACACTCCGGCACGCTGTAATCCAGGAAGAACCACTCTGGATCATCTTCTCCGGCGATATGTTCATAAAATTGAAACACGAACTCATCGTTAACAGTTACAAAACAATCGACGGCCGGGGAGCGAAAGTTCACATCACCGGTAACGGATGCATAACGTTGCAGTATATTAGCAATGTGATTATACACAATATTCATATTTACAATTGTTTACCGTCGGGAAATACTGATATACGGTCGACGCCGACGCACGTCGGTCACCGGGGTAGATCGGACGGCGACGGGATCTCGATATTTTCGTCACGGAATATATGGATTGATCATTGTGCTTTATCGCATTGTACTGATGGCTTAATTGATGCTATTATGGGGTCCACTGGTATAACGATTTCTAATAGCTATTTCAGTCACCATGATGAAGTTATGCTATTGGGACATGATGATAGTTACTCGCCTGATGCCGGAATGCAG GTGACAATAGCATTTAATCATTTTGGAGTAGGATTAGTACAAAGGATGCCAAGATGTAGAAGAGGATATATACATGTAGTCAACAATGATTTTACTGAATGGCAAATGTATGCAATTGGAGGAAGTGCTAATCCTACAATTAATAGTCAAGGCAATCGATATACTGCACCAGTCGATGCTAATGCTAAAGag gtgACAAAGCGCGTGGAGACAGACGAGAGAGAGTGGAGTGGGTGGAATTGGAGAACAGATGGAGATATAATGGTAAATGGAGCATTTTTTGTGCCATCAGGTGAAGGACTCGGTAACCAATACGCGAAAGCCTCGAGCGTGGAGCCCAAATCCGCTGCTATTATTGATCAACTCACTCTTAATGCTGGTGTTTTTGGTGCCCCAAG GGATAAAAGTATAAGTATATCCTATGGAGGAGGGACCACCACCGGAGCTAGCGGGAGTGGCGGTGGGGGGTCCACCGGCGCCGGCGATGATAGTGATTTTTTTGGAATGATGTTTGGGAGCGGCGCACCACAAAAATTATCATCAACCACTCATTATACTATCTTATTAtctcttttaattatgttatttttgtaCACCAaccaattatttttaatcttaCTATAG
- the LOC107005126 gene encoding probable pectate lyase 13 isoform X2, translated as MKVNESISRRQLLNTTMNAITTQCETGNPIDDCWRCDPNWSKNRQRLADCAIGFGQNAIGGKNGKYYVVSDSSDLDTVNPTQGTLRHAVIQEEPLWIIFSGDMFIKLKHELIVNSYKTIDGRGAKVHITGNGCITLQYISNVIIHNIHIYNCLPSGNTDIRSTPTHVGHRGRSDGDGISIFSSRNIWIDHCALSHCTDGLIDAIMGSTGITISNSYFSHHDEVMLLGHDDSYSPDAGMQVTIAFNHFGVGLVQRMPRCRRGYIHVVNNDFTEWQMYAIGGSANPTINSQGNRYTAPVDANAKEVTKRVETDEREWSGWNWRTDGDIMVNGAFFVPSGEGLGNQYAKASSVEPKSAAIIDQLTLNAGVFGAPRDKSISISYGGGTTTGASGSGGGGSTGAGDDSDFFGMMFGSGAPQKLSSTTHYTILLSLLIMLFLYTNQLFLILL; from the exons AT GAAGGTGAATGAATCGATTTCGAGAAGGCAACTATTGAACACCACCATGAACGCCATAACTACTCAATGTGAAACCGGAAATCCAATCGACGATTGCTGGCGCTGCGATCCAAATTGGTCGAAAAACCGGCAGCGTTTAGCCGATTGCGCTATAGGTTTCGGCCAGAACGCAATCGGAGGTAAAAACGGCAAATACTACGTCGTTTCCGATTCCTCAGATCTCGACACCGTAAATCCAACTCAGGGAACACTCCGGCACGCTGTAATCCAGGAAGAACCACTCTGGATCATCTTCTCCGGCGATATGTTCATAAAATTGAAACACGAACTCATCGTTAACAGTTACAAAACAATCGACGGCCGGGGAGCGAAAGTTCACATCACCGGTAACGGATGCATAACGTTGCAGTATATTAGCAATGTGATTATACACAATATTCATATTTACAATTGTTTACCGTCGGGAAATACTGATATACGGTCGACGCCGACGCACGTCGGTCACCGGGGTAGATCGGACGGCGACGGGATCTCGATATTTTCGTCACGGAATATATGGATTGATCATTGTGCTTTATCGCATTGTACTGATGGCTTAATTGATGCTATTATGGGGTCCACTGGTATAACGATTTCTAATAGCTATTTCAGTCACCATGATGAAGTTATGCTATTGGGACATGATGATAGTTACTCGCCTGATGCCGGAATGCAG GTGACAATAGCATTTAATCATTTTGGAGTAGGATTAGTACAAAGGATGCCAAGATGTAGAAGAGGATATATACATGTAGTCAACAATGATTTTACTGAATGGCAAATGTATGCAATTGGAGGAAGTGCTAATCCTACAATTAATAGTCAAGGCAATCGATATACTGCACCAGTCGATGCTAATGCTAAAGag gtgACAAAGCGCGTGGAGACAGACGAGAGAGAGTGGAGTGGGTGGAATTGGAGAACAGATGGAGATATAATGGTAAATGGAGCATTTTTTGTGCCATCAGGTGAAGGACTCGGTAACCAATACGCGAAAGCCTCGAGCGTGGAGCCCAAATCCGCTGCTATTATTGATCAACTCACTCTTAATGCTGGTGTTTTTGGTGCCCCAAG GGATAAAAGTATAAGTATATCCTATGGAGGAGGGACCACCACCGGAGCTAGCGGGAGTGGCGGTGGGGGGTCCACCGGCGCCGGCGATGATAGTGATTTTTTTGGAATGATGTTTGGGAGCGGCGCACCACAAAAATTATCATCAACCACTCATTATACTATCTTATTAtctcttttaattatgttatttttgtaCACCAaccaattatttttaatcttaCTATAG